Proteins from a single region of Primulina tabacum isolate GXHZ01 chromosome 5, ASM2559414v2, whole genome shotgun sequence:
- the LOC142547195 gene encoding putative E3 ubiquitin-protein ligase RHG1A isoform X1, translating to MQGQRSSVSAALPSFDLGLSSVPSGIDSQISWNSMQTSAQNFVPEYRISSSDSNISYLPHVRHDGVNGEWSAGSSSAAQNQGEQNEGKTENIISTHTRATLTIEERQFEQSNFFSFDIPNANPNDNYTTDGLLHARDSSSEALLQDLNMSSGFGSNEDDDVEIIEHRNTYASVGSSNGYRTSVGGSSDSLRLPSGFRGCAMEESEYGSGSLDGQRASCKRKIFEVVGESSGAGSSNSYQNVERSQWTVQSAQLDARNNTMPAQISNNLVINNGSERSNSRLRIDVGEAVSAGPFSLNPSRTAENSLRNFSLRSNGRGRQRQRQDQMPVNPSSTEVEFGSVDGSSSQNSSRLVAHNRLLDLNPSPVAENGSVHGQSALLQVPFVRRNLQSRWNEASSSRTNGSFASTPILGERDARLFDETAQRNIPISISDHRIFIPDREMRSSSRYPINWNFASGNNNIAGNAASTSQVATSSGLDSASPNWSHRRCPQYPQRLSEIVRRSLLSSAGTESGGGQSSNLATRTSSPATSQEMPFTFRPGSQGQRMSNQRSALLDRRREGAFGTPNSLRVFASATEGRTAVMSEQIRRVLDLMRRGEALRLEDLMILDNSVFFGMADLHDQHDRHRDMRLDVDNMTYEELLALEERIGNVCTGLTEEVIISRLKDKNYVTSGAENPAETEPCSICREEYSEGVNLGTLDCGHDFHKDCIKQWLLLKNLCPICKTTGLKT from the exons ATGCAAGGGCAAAGGAGTTCTGTCAGTGCCGCCTTGCCTAGTTTTGATCTTGGATTATCATCAGTTCCTTCAGGCATAGATTCACAAATTTCCTGGAATAGTATGCAGACTTCTGCGCAAAATTTTGTTCCTGAGTACAGAATATCATCAAGTGACAGCAATATTTCGTATCTGCCTCATGTAAGACATGATGGCGTGAATGGCGAGTGGAGTGCCGGTAGTTCTAGTGCTGCACAGAATCAAGGCGAGCAAAATGAGGGAAAAACAGAAAATATTATCAGCACTCACACTCGAGCCACTCTCACCATAGAAGAACGTCAATTTGAacaatctaattttttttcatttgacATTCCTAATGCAAATCCAAATGACAATTATACTACAGATGGGTTGCTTCATGCTCGCGATTCCAGCTCGGAAGCCCTTCTGCAGGATCTTAACATGAGTTCTGGATTCGGAAGCAACGAGGATGATGATGTTGAGATAATCGAACATCGCAACACATATGCTTCTGTTGGATCGTCAAATGGTTATAGGACATCTGTTGGTGGTTCTTCGGATTCTTTGAGGTTGCCGTCTGGATTTCGTGGATGTGCAATGGAAGAGAGTGAATACGGGTCTGGTTCTTTGGATGGTCAACGAGCTTCTTGCAAgagaaaaatatttgaagtgGTGGGAGAGTCTTCTGGAGCTGGGAGTTCAAATTCGTATCAGAATGTGGAAAGAAGTCAATGGACCGTACAATCTGCTCAGCTTGATGCAAGAAACAATACAATGCCAGCACAAATATCCAACAACCTTGTCATTAATAATGGATCGGAACGGTCAAATTCAAGGCTTAGGATTGATGTCGGAGAAGCAGTTTCTGCAGGTCCATTTTCTTTGAATCCCTCCAGAACTGCTGAAAATTCTCTCAGGAATTTCAGCTTGCGGTCGAACGGACGCGGACGACAACGACAACGACAAGATCAAATGCCTGTAAATCCATCTTCAACAGAGGTTGAATTTGGAAGTGTAGATGGTTCATCTTCTCAGAATTCGTCGAGATTAGTTGCACACAATCGTCTATTAGATTTGAATCCATCTCCTGTGGCAGAAAATGGAAGTGTTCATGGGCAGTCAGCTCTTTTGCAAGTTCCTTTTGTTCGCCGAAATCTTCAGTCTAGGTGGAATGAAGCATCTAGCTCAAGAACCAATGGCTCATTTGCTTCCACTCCTATTTTAGGAGAGAGGGATGCTAGactttttgatgaaactgcTCAAAGAAACATTCCCATAAGCATTTCGGATCATCGCATCTTTATTCCGGATCGTGAGATGAGAAGTTCATCTCGTTATCCCATAAACTGGAACTTTGCTAGTGGGAATAACAATATAGCTGGAAATGCTGCATCTACTTCTCAGGTAGCCACATCTTCAGGGCTCGATTCTGCTTCACCTAATTGGTCTCATCGAAGATGTCCACAATATCCTCAGAGACTGTCAGAAATTGTTCGAAGATCTTTGTTATCCTCAGCAGGTACCGAATCTGGGGGTGGTCAGAGCAGTAATCTTGCCACGCGGACAAGTTCTCCAGCTACCTCACAAGAGATGCCATTTACGTTTAGACCGGGTAGTCAAGGTCAACGTATGTCGAACCAAAGGTCAGCATTGTTGGATAGACGTCGTGAAGGTGCTTTTGGAACACCTAATTCACTACGAGTTTTTGCTTCTGCTACTGAAGGAAGAACTGCTGTTATGTCTGAG CAGATTCGCCGAGTCTTGGATCTTATGCGAAGGGGGGAGGCGTTGAGACTAGAG GACTTGATGATCCTCGATAATTCAGTCTTTTTTGGGATGGCTGATCTACATGATCAACATGATCGACATCGTGACATGCGGTTGGATGTAGATAACATGACTTATGAG GAGTTATTGGCCTTGGAGGAACGGATAGGTAACGTGTGCACAGGATTGACCGAAGAGGTCATAATCAGTCGTTTAAAAGACAAGAACTATGTAACAAGCGGAGCCGAAAATCCAGCGGAAACAGAGCCTTGCAGTATATGTCGG GAAGAGTACAGCGAAGGAGTCAACCTTGGAACGCTGGACTGCGGCCACGACTTTCATAAAGACTGCATCAAACAATGGCTCCTGCTAAAAAATTTGTGCCCCATTTGTAAAACAACGGGATTGAAAACGTGA
- the LOC142547195 gene encoding E3 ubiquitin-protein ligase MBR2-like isoform X2, protein MQGQRSSVSAALPSFDLGLSSVPSGIDSQISWNSMQTSAQNFVPEYRISSSDSNISYLPHVRHDGVNGEWSAGSSSAAQNQGEQNEGKTENIISTHTRATLTIEERQFEQSNFFSFDIPNANPNDNYTTDGLLHARDSSSEALLQDLNMSSGFGSNEDDDVEIIEHRNTYASVGSSNGYRTSVGGSSDSLRLPSGFRGCAMEESEYGSGSLDGQRASCKRKIFEVVGESSGAGSSNSYQNVERSQWTVQSAQLDARNNTMPAQISNNLVINNGSERSNSRLRIDVGEAVSAGPFSLNPSRTAENSLRNFSLRSNGRGRQRQRQDQMPVNPSSTEVEFGSVDGSSSQNSSRLVAHNRLLDLNPSPVAENGSVHGQSALLQVPFVRRNLQSRWNEASSSRTNGSFASTPILGERDARLFDETAQRNIPISISDHRIFIPDREMRSSSRYPINWNFASGNNNIAGNAASTSQVATSSGLDSASPNWSHRRCPQYPQRLSEIVRRSLLSSAGTESGGGQSSNLATRTSSPATSQEMPFTFRPGSQGQRMSNQRSALLDRRREGAFGTPNSLRVFASATEGRTAVMSEIRRVLDLMRRGEALRLEDLMILDNSVFFGMADLHDQHDRHRDMRLDVDNMTYEELLALEERIGNVCTGLTEEVIISRLKDKNYVTSGAENPAETEPCSICREEYSEGVNLGTLDCGHDFHKDCIKQWLLLKNLCPICKTTGLKT, encoded by the exons ATGCAAGGGCAAAGGAGTTCTGTCAGTGCCGCCTTGCCTAGTTTTGATCTTGGATTATCATCAGTTCCTTCAGGCATAGATTCACAAATTTCCTGGAATAGTATGCAGACTTCTGCGCAAAATTTTGTTCCTGAGTACAGAATATCATCAAGTGACAGCAATATTTCGTATCTGCCTCATGTAAGACATGATGGCGTGAATGGCGAGTGGAGTGCCGGTAGTTCTAGTGCTGCACAGAATCAAGGCGAGCAAAATGAGGGAAAAACAGAAAATATTATCAGCACTCACACTCGAGCCACTCTCACCATAGAAGAACGTCAATTTGAacaatctaattttttttcatttgacATTCCTAATGCAAATCCAAATGACAATTATACTACAGATGGGTTGCTTCATGCTCGCGATTCCAGCTCGGAAGCCCTTCTGCAGGATCTTAACATGAGTTCTGGATTCGGAAGCAACGAGGATGATGATGTTGAGATAATCGAACATCGCAACACATATGCTTCTGTTGGATCGTCAAATGGTTATAGGACATCTGTTGGTGGTTCTTCGGATTCTTTGAGGTTGCCGTCTGGATTTCGTGGATGTGCAATGGAAGAGAGTGAATACGGGTCTGGTTCTTTGGATGGTCAACGAGCTTCTTGCAAgagaaaaatatttgaagtgGTGGGAGAGTCTTCTGGAGCTGGGAGTTCAAATTCGTATCAGAATGTGGAAAGAAGTCAATGGACCGTACAATCTGCTCAGCTTGATGCAAGAAACAATACAATGCCAGCACAAATATCCAACAACCTTGTCATTAATAATGGATCGGAACGGTCAAATTCAAGGCTTAGGATTGATGTCGGAGAAGCAGTTTCTGCAGGTCCATTTTCTTTGAATCCCTCCAGAACTGCTGAAAATTCTCTCAGGAATTTCAGCTTGCGGTCGAACGGACGCGGACGACAACGACAACGACAAGATCAAATGCCTGTAAATCCATCTTCAACAGAGGTTGAATTTGGAAGTGTAGATGGTTCATCTTCTCAGAATTCGTCGAGATTAGTTGCACACAATCGTCTATTAGATTTGAATCCATCTCCTGTGGCAGAAAATGGAAGTGTTCATGGGCAGTCAGCTCTTTTGCAAGTTCCTTTTGTTCGCCGAAATCTTCAGTCTAGGTGGAATGAAGCATCTAGCTCAAGAACCAATGGCTCATTTGCTTCCACTCCTATTTTAGGAGAGAGGGATGCTAGactttttgatgaaactgcTCAAAGAAACATTCCCATAAGCATTTCGGATCATCGCATCTTTATTCCGGATCGTGAGATGAGAAGTTCATCTCGTTATCCCATAAACTGGAACTTTGCTAGTGGGAATAACAATATAGCTGGAAATGCTGCATCTACTTCTCAGGTAGCCACATCTTCAGGGCTCGATTCTGCTTCACCTAATTGGTCTCATCGAAGATGTCCACAATATCCTCAGAGACTGTCAGAAATTGTTCGAAGATCTTTGTTATCCTCAGCAGGTACCGAATCTGGGGGTGGTCAGAGCAGTAATCTTGCCACGCGGACAAGTTCTCCAGCTACCTCACAAGAGATGCCATTTACGTTTAGACCGGGTAGTCAAGGTCAACGTATGTCGAACCAAAGGTCAGCATTGTTGGATAGACGTCGTGAAGGTGCTTTTGGAACACCTAATTCACTACGAGTTTTTGCTTCTGCTACTGAAGGAAGAACTGCTGTTATGTCTGAG ATTCGCCGAGTCTTGGATCTTATGCGAAGGGGGGAGGCGTTGAGACTAGAG GACTTGATGATCCTCGATAATTCAGTCTTTTTTGGGATGGCTGATCTACATGATCAACATGATCGACATCGTGACATGCGGTTGGATGTAGATAACATGACTTATGAG GAGTTATTGGCCTTGGAGGAACGGATAGGTAACGTGTGCACAGGATTGACCGAAGAGGTCATAATCAGTCGTTTAAAAGACAAGAACTATGTAACAAGCGGAGCCGAAAATCCAGCGGAAACAGAGCCTTGCAGTATATGTCGG GAAGAGTACAGCGAAGGAGTCAACCTTGGAACGCTGGACTGCGGCCACGACTTTCATAAAGACTGCATCAAACAATGGCTCCTGCTAAAAAATTTGTGCCCCATTTGTAAAACAACGGGATTGAAAACGTGA